One part of the Sciurus carolinensis chromosome 6, mSciCar1.2, whole genome shotgun sequence genome encodes these proteins:
- the LOC124987265 gene encoding coiled-coil-helix-coiled-coil-helix domain-containing protein 2-like: protein MPRGSRSRTSRVAPPAIRAPQMRAAPRPAPAAQPPAAAPPAAVGSPAAAPRQPGLMAQMATTAAGVAVGSAVGHTLGHAITGGFSGGSTVEPSKPDITYQEPQGTQPEQQQQLGGPCFYEIKQFLECAQNQADVKLCEGFNEVLKQCRIANGLV from the coding sequence ATGCCGCGTGGAAGCCGGAGCCGCACCTCGCGCGTGGCGCCCCCGGCCATCCGGGCCCCTCAGATGAGAGCTGCACCCAGGCCGGCACCAGCAGCTCAGCCGCCAGCTGCAGCCCCGCCAGCTGCAGTGGGCTCACCTGCTGCAGCACCCCGGCAGCCAGGTCTGATGGCCCAGATGGCGACCACTGCGGCAGGTGTGGCTGTGGGCTCTGCTGTGGGGCATACACTGGGCCATGCCATCACAGGAGGCTTCAGCGGAGGGAGTACTGTGGAGCCTTCAAAGCCCGATATCACCTACCAGGAGCCTCAAGGAACCCagccagagcagcagcagcaacttGGTGGCCCttgcttttatgaaataaaacaatttttggaGTGTGCCCAGAACCAGGCTGATGTTAAGCTCTGTGAGGGTTTCAATGAGGTGCTGAAGCAGTGCAGAATTGCTAACGGATTAGTCTAA